The following proteins are co-located in the Spirosoma montaniterrae genome:
- a CDS encoding gamma carbonic anhydrase family protein, giving the protein MALIKPVRGIAPQFGENCWFAENATIVGEVTFGRDCTVWFNAVVRGDVNSITIGDRTNIQDGAVIHCTYQRYKTTIGSFVSIAHNAVVHGCTLADNVLIGMGAIVMDGAVVGAGSIIAAGAIVTQNTIVPPGSIYAGNPARFLKAVSPEQAEIFARTANNYVMYADWFKE; this is encoded by the coding sequence ATGGCATTGATAAAACCGGTTCGGGGCATTGCACCCCAGTTTGGCGAAAATTGCTGGTTCGCCGAAAACGCGACCATTGTGGGCGAAGTAACGTTTGGACGAGACTGCACCGTCTGGTTCAACGCTGTAGTGCGGGGCGATGTCAACAGCATTACGATTGGCGACCGCACCAACATTCAGGATGGGGCCGTAATTCATTGCACCTACCAGCGGTATAAAACTACTATTGGCAGCTTCGTATCTATTGCACACAATGCTGTAGTTCACGGCTGTACGCTTGCCGATAACGTATTGATTGGTATGGGAGCCATTGTGATGGACGGGGCAGTGGTAGGTGCAGGGAGCATTATTGCCGCCGGAGCCATTGTTACACAAAACACCATTGTGCCACCCGGTTCTATCTATGCAGGTAATCCGGCCCGGTTTCTGAAGGCAGTGTCGCCAGAACAGGCTGAAATCTTCGCCCGCACGGCCAATAACTACGTCATGTACGCCGACTGGTTCAAAGAATGA